In Haliaeetus albicilla chromosome 2, bHalAlb1.1, whole genome shotgun sequence, a single genomic region encodes these proteins:
- the CCR4 gene encoding C-C chemokine receptor type 4, protein MRSSSTESFEVEISTSYDYYENYNDAPKPCSKENVKRFAASFLPVLYTLVFLVGLMGNILVIVVLFKYKRLKSMTDVYLLNLAISDLLFVLSLPFWSYFTIDQWVFGTPWCKIISWIYLVGFYSGIFFIMLMSIDRYLAIVRAVFSLKARTAFHGLITSLVVWLVALSASVPELVFRESFNEHNYTTCKPRYPGNFTTWKIFSTLEINILGLLTPFIIMTFCYSMIIKTLVHCRNEKKNKAVRMIFAVMIMFFFFWTPYNIVIFLQLLEIMGVIRDCQVSRNLDYAFQVTEILGLFHCCLNPVIYFFMGEKFKKYVKMLFKNWRLPGDICKWCGVHITYHTESTNSFHTQSTGDQDAL, encoded by the coding sequence atgaGGTCTTCAAGTACGGAGTCCTTTGAAGTTGAAATCTCAACCTCATATGACTATTACGAAAATTATAACGATGCTCCAAAACCATGCAGTAAGGAAAATGTCAAGAGGTTTGCAGCCTCCTTCCTACCTGTTCTGTATACCCTAGTATTCCTGGTTGGGCTTATGGGAAACATTCTGGTCATTGTGGTCCTCTTCAAATACAAGAGGCTGAAGAGCATGACTGATGTGTACCTGCTAAACCTCGCCATCTCAGATCTGCTCTTTGTTTTATCCTTGCCGTTCTGGTCTTATTTCACAATAGACCAATGGGTTTTTGGAACTCCCTGGTGCAAAATCATTTCGTGGATCTACCTGGTTGGGTTTTACAGTGGGatattttttattatgcttATGAGCATAGACAGATACCTGGCAATTGTTCGTGCAGTGTTTTCCTTGAAAGCAAGGACTGCCTTCCACGGCTTGATTACTAGCCTTGTTGTATGGCTAGTAGCTCTTTCGGCCTCAGTTCCAGAACTTGTATTTAGAGAATCTTTTAACGAACATAATTATACTACCTGCAAGCCAAGATATCCAGGCAATTTCACGACATGGaaaattttttccactttggaAATCAACATTTTAGGGCTCCTAACCCCTTTTATAATTATGACATTTTGCTACTCCATGATCATTAAGACATTAGTTCACTgtagaaatgagaaaaagaataagGCTGTGAGGATGATCTTTGCTGTCATgatcatgtttttcttcttttggaccCCTTACAACATTGTTATTTTCTTACAACTGCTGGAAATCATGGGAGTCATTAGAGACTGTCAAGTGAGCAGGAATCTGGACTATGCTTTCCAGGTAACGGAAATCCTCGGCCTTTTTCATTGTTGCCTCAATCCAGTCATCTACTTCTTCATGGGGGAAAAATTTAAGAAGTACGTGAAGATGCTTTTTAAGAACTGGCGGTTGCCTGGAGATATTTGCAAGTGGTGCGGAGTTCACATCACTTATCACACTGAATCTACTAATTCATTCCACACACAATCTACGGGGGATCAAGACGCTCTGTAA